The Flavipsychrobacter sp. genome contains the following window.
ACAAGGAGGAGCTAATGTTATAGGGCAGGTGTTACCATCAGCACGTGTTACTACCTATAAGCGTAATTCTAACACTGGTGGCAATGATATAAGTTTTGCCTATCCGTTCAGCAACTTTGGTTTCAATGTAGGCTTGTCAATGGATTTGAACTAAACAATAAATAACTGCATACAAATAAAACGGGGCTGCCAATGGCAGCCCCGTTTAGTATAATGAGGTTTTACTTTTTATCTCAAGCGGTCTAGAGATTTCACTAGCTTCTCATCTTTTCTAATGCCTTTTATAGCTAGTAGTAAAAAGATGATAGCAATGGTAGGCAAAAAGAATCCTATTTGGTAGCTACCGTCGGATGGTAAAGGCTCGCTATTGTTAATGTTGCCAATGCGCATAATAGCTAATGCATGAAACCCTATTGACGCGATCATGCTCAATACCGCCATGCGGCTTTGCTTTTTTCTATCCTTGAACCTAAAGATAGTTACCAAAGGCAGTATTGTAATAACGATTAGTACAACTAAAGAAGGTAAATAGCTGGTAGCGCGTAAGTATTTCACCGTTTCCTCACCATTAGTAAGGAATATTGCTTTGTAGTAAGACAAGTAAAATAATCCTGCATTAACTAAGGCGGCTAACAATAGCCATACGCTTTGTATTCTTTGTATCATGAGTAGTTGTTCTTTTTAGTTGATCATATCCTTTCCTAAGAAGGGTTGTAATACTTCAGGTACCTTAATGCCATCAGCTGTTTGGTTGTTTTCTAGCAGGCAAGCCATAATACGAGGCAGTGCCAGAGAGCTACCATTGAGCGAGTGCAACAGGTGTGTTTTTTTCTTGTCGTCTTTGTAGCGGATCTTCATCCTGTTGGTTTGGAAGTTTTCGAAGTTAGATACAGAGCTTACTTCCAGCCAACGCTCCTGAGCTGCGCTGTATACTTCAAAGTCGTAAGTAATAGCAGCGGTGAAACTCATATCACCACCACAAAGGCGTAGTATGCGGTATTGTAGTCCCAGCGATTGTAATAATTTTTCTACATGGGCTACCATGCCTTCCAATACATCGTAGCTAGTTTCAGGTTTTACTATTTGTACGATCTCTACTTTATCAAACTGGTGCACACGGTTCAGCCCGCGTACATCTTTACCATAAGAGCCTGCCTCTCTGCGGAAGCAAGGTGTAAAGCCCGTCATCATCACAGGTAGTTCTTGCTCTGGTACGATCACATCTCTATACACATTGGTCAATGGTACTTCGGCAGTAGGTATCAGGAAAAGCTCATCGGCAGTTACATGATACATCTGTCCTTCTTTATCTGGTAGCTGACCAGTACCGTATGCACTCGCTTCGTTCACCATATATGGTGGGTAGTACTCTTTGTACCCTGCATCAATATTATAATTGAGGAAGTAGTTGATAAGTGCACGCTGCAATCTTGCACCTTGCCCTATATATACAGGGAAGCCACTACCGGTTATTTTATTACCCAGTTCAAAATCAACGAGATTGTATTGTTCCATCAACTCCCAATGAGGTTTTGCATTTTCAGGGAGCTGTGGTTGAGCGCCACCTTCGCGTACTACTTCATTGTCCTCTGGTGTTTTACCAAAAGGTACACTGCTATGAGGTAGGTTAGGTAGCTTTACTATCGTTTCATGCAGCTCATTTTCTAGCTCGGAAAGCTTATGTGCCAGTTCTTTAGTTTGCTCTTTATGCTGGGCTACTTCTGCTTTTTTCTGCTCTGCCTCTTCTTTTTCTCCCTTAGCCATGTGCATACCAATACTTTTGGATGCGGAGTTGATAGCAGCCAGTAGATTGTCATTCTCAGCTTTTACAGCACGCACTTGCTCATCAAGCGATATAATGGCATCCACCAGTTCGGGTTCTTTAAAGTTCTTCTTTTCTAATCCCGCTAGTATTAGGTCTTTTTGTTCCCTAAATAATTGTATCGGCAGCATAATTCTTATTTGTTGGGGCAAATATAGTCAACACTATGGAGTATATAGATGCTAAGTAAGAAATGTGGTATTTTGAGTAATGAAATAAATGCTAAATCATGAAACCAACGAAAAAGGATATAGAAAATATTGAAGAGTTATTTAAAAAGATAAATCCAACAGATAAATATGACATAGGTATAGAGGATATAAGTACAGAATCAGAGAGCGTACACATATTTTTCCCAAGAGATGATATTTTCATTTCGGCTAGTATATTAATTAAATATATTGGAGAATATGATATAAATATGTCAAGTGAGAGGGTTGAATCTCCTAGGTTCACACAGATGCCAGTTGTCTGTTATGAAAAACCTATAGAAGTGTTGATGAGTGAAATAAATTTTTGCTTAGAACATAAAGACGGTTATACTGTTAGGTTAGTAGAAAACCCTTTTTTAATAGGTGTTGCAGCCACTAAGTTAGACTTATATGATAAATATGCTCTTCCGTGTTCTGCATATGTAGCTATTGAGATTGAATATCAGAGAGCTGAGATACGTTTATCTGAATCGGAAGAAATGAAAGTCCTGAAATCCTTTTTATTTGAATTATCACATTTATGCAATGTGTATATTGGTTTTACATCTATAAGTGATAGCGGTTTATTTGAAGATTATGAGGAAGTTGAAAAAAAAACCGTAAAAATTGAATCAATAACAGGGTATAGTGAAGGGATGGACTTATTTCGTAAAGCATTAGAATCATCTGACGATGAGATCAAGTTCTTATATTTTTATAAAATAATTGAATATTACTCTGTAATTGCTTCTAAACTATTAGCATATGATAATTTATCAAAAAAAGTAGATAGCTTAAGATATAAAGCTGCTAATAGTAAGGACTTGGATGCTATTTTTTCAATAGCAGATAATTACAAAATATCACAAAGCGATAAAGAGCTTGCAAAAACTATCCTTTTACAAGCTATTGATATAGTGAGCCTGTTAAACTATATACCTGATGAGATAGAAAAAAGGGCGTCTAAGCATATTCATCATAAAGTGGCTGATTTAAGCTATTCGAGTAATAAAGAAATATTACAAAAACTTACAGAATACATTGGAAGTGTTCTCTATAGTACTAGAAATTCAATAGTGCATGCTAAACTCAATTATAGAAGTGATGCAAAAGAATGCTCAATAGATGATTTGCCGTTATTAAATGAGTTTCTTAAAAAAGCATGTGTATCTATAATTAGATGGCACGATAAACTACCACCACATATAAAGTATGAAGCCTAGATCCTACTAAGGCACTTCTACCACATTAAGAATTTCATTGAGTATTTGCACGCTGGTGATATTCTCCGCCTCCGCTTCGTAAGTAATACCTATACGGTGGCGCATCACATCGTGACACACGGCACGTACATCTTCAGGTATTACATAACCACGGCGTTTGATAAAGGCATAAGCCTTAGCTGCCAATGCTAAGTTGATACTAGCACGTGGAGAACCACCATAGGCAATAAGTGGTTTCAGTTTGTTGAGGTTGTATTTCTCTGGAAAACGAGTGGCAAATACAATATCTAATATGTATTGCTCAATTTTCTCATCCATATATACTTCACGTACCAGGCTACGAGCCTTCAATATCTCCTCGGGGCTAACCACTTGGTTTATCTTGGCCATACCACCTGGGTTCAGGTTGGTACGGATAATATGTCTTTCTTCTTCCTGCTCAGGATAGGTGATCACCACTTTCAGCATAAAACGGTCTACTTGCGCTTCTGGTAATTCGTAAGTACCCTCTTGTTCTATGGGGTTTTGTGTAGCCAGTACAAGGAAAGGCTCTGCCAATTTGTAAGTACTATCACCAATGGTTACCTGACGCTCTTGCATTGCCTCCAGTAAGGCACTTTGTACTTTGGCAGGGGCACGGTTGATCTCATCGGCCAATATGAAGTTGGAGAAGATAGGTCCTTTACGTACTTCAAACTTGTGCTCTTGAGGGTTGTATATCATAGTACCCAATACATCGGCAGGTAATAGGTCTGGTGTGAACTGTATTCTGGCAAAATTGGCATGTATAGCAGAGGCTAATGATTTAATAGCTAGTGTTTTCGCCAAGCCGGGTACACCTTCAAGCAACACGTGGCCATTGGCCAGCATGCCGATCATCAATCTTTCCACCATTTGTTTCTGCCCAACAACAGCTTTGCCCAGCTCCATGTTCAATAGCTCTATAAAAGCGCTATGCTGATGGATGCGTTCATTTAATTCACGAATATCTACCGATGTAGAAGTAGGTGTTTCCATATTAGTTATATCAGATGTCAAATTACAAAAAATGAAACTATACTATCTGCTTCAAAATTATCATGTACAATTTATTCCCGCTGTTAAAACTCCGTTAAACCAAATTCGACTACTTTTGCTTGATCAGACGAGTTATGGAAAATTTTGAACAACGCTGGATAGATGTAGAGTTCTTGCTAAGAGAACGCTTTGGTAAGACCCCTGACATGGAAGGCATATTATACCTGATAGGTATCAACGAATTGGGAAGGTGGCCTACTGAGAAAAAATATACTAAGGAACAAAAGCAAGATTTGATGCATGTCGCGGTATGTTCACTTTTAACTAGAAGAGGTTATTTTGAAATGACGGGACTAGATGATGAGGGGTGGCCACATTTCAGCAAAACCAAAGATGTAGAGGCTGAAGAGTTTTTTAGTCAAGAAAGACTCTTGAAAGAATGTGTTATAGAATACTTTGAACAGTAAAAGGTCTTCACTACCTTTGCAGCATCCAAAAAGGATAACGGGGTGCCTAATATTTAAGGCTGAGATCATACCCGCTGAACCTAGACCGAGTAATGTTGGTTAGGGATAATTTAAATCAGCACGATCATACCTCTGTTTGTACCTACTTATGTAGTAGCGTTAAGGCCTGCGCTGTTCATGATTGGTATAAATAGCGGTAAAGCATAAGCCCCCTCATTTATTTAACGAATGAATTTTTATGCTATGCGATTAAATCAAAAATACCTGCTGACTTCACTGTTAGCCGTAACAGCGGTAGGTGTACATGCGCAAACAAAAAACGAAGACACCAGTACACTTTTCAAACAACAAGAATTACAACCTATTGAAGTTCGCTCACTCAGAGCAACATCAAACTCCCCGTTTGCAAAAACGGAGCTGAACAAAGAGGATATACAGAAGGCCAACAATGGTCAAGACGTTCCTTATTTGTTGCAATACACACCATCTACGGTAGTTACGTCAGATGCAGGTGCGGGTGTGGGGTATACAGGTCTTAGGGTGCGTGGTACAGATGGTACACGTATCAATGTAACACTAAACGGTATTCCTGTGAATGATGCAGAAAGTCAGGGTACTTTCTTTGTCAACTTTACAGATATTGCTTCTTCTACAGGTTCTATACAATTGCAGCGCGGGGTGGGAACGTCCACTAACGGCTCAGGAGCTTTTGGCGCTACCATGAGTATCAGCAATCTGGAGCAGTTCGAAAAAGCAGGTGCAGAGATCATAAACAGTATCGGTTCTTTCAATACAAGAAGGCATACGTTGCGTGCAGGAACGGGTTTGTTAAAAAGTGGACTTTCTTTTGATGTTCGCCTATCAAAAATATCTTCAGACGGCTATATCGATCGTTCTGCTAGTGATATGAAATCCTTACAGTTTATTGCAGGCTGGCAAGCAAGTGACAAGACTTCTTTGCGTTTTATGGTAATGACGGGTAAGGAAAAAACACAGCAAGCTTGGAATGGTGTGCCACAGGACTCCTTATCAACCAACAGAACATATAACGAACTGGGTGTAAAAGCAGATGGCTCTTATTACGATAACCAAACTGATAATTACCAACAAGATTATTATCAGTTGTTCCTAGATCATAAGTTCTCCAAACACCTTACAGGTCACGTAGCGGGTTTCTTAACCCGAGGCAAAGGGTATTATGAGGAGTATCGCTTAGGTCAATCGTATAGTAAATACGGCTTGCCTGATTTTATCACAGCTAAGAATGATACTATTACGTCTACAGATCTGATCCGTCAGCTGTGGCTAGATAACTATTACTATGGTGGTGTTTTCTCTCTATTGTACGATAAGAAAAATACACAACTAACTTTTGGTGGTGGTTGGAATCGTTATGAAGGTGATCACTATGGCCATATCACTTGGGCAATGAACAATGTGCCTAATAACTATAGATGGTACTTGAATAACGCACAGAAGAATGATGCGAATGTATATGCCAAGGCACAACATACCATCAAGGATAAGTTGATATTGTTTGCCGATCTACAGTATAGAAATGTGCAGTATGACATCAGCGGTTTTAGAGACAACCCTACATTGAGCCCTTCGGTTAGTTACAACTTCTTTAATCCAAAGGCGGGTGTTTCTTATCTGTTACGCAACGATATGATACAAAAGCAACGTTTCTACGCTTCAATAGCAGTGGCTAATAAAGAACCGAATAGAAATGACTTTGAAGCGGGAGTAAAAACTCTGCCTAAAGCAGAACAATTGTATGATATAGAAGCAGGTTATGAGTTGAATAGAAGCAAATGGAATGTTAGTGCCAACTACTTTTACATGATGTACAAAGACCAATTGGTTCTTACAGGGCAGATAAATGATGTAGGTGCTTATACACGTACCAATGTGGCTAATAGCTATAGAATGGGTATAGAACTACAAGGTGCAGTGTTGGCTAAGAGCTGGTTGAAGCTATTTGCAAATGCTACTTTGTCTCAAAACAAGATCCAGAATTTTATAGAATACTATGATAACTACGACGACCCAAGTGGTAATCAAGTAGCTATTGCTCATAGTAACACAGATATTGCTTTTTCTCCCAACTTTATTACTGCAGGTGGGGTGACATTTATGCCTTTGAAACGTGTTTTGAAGAAGCAAAGTTTGGAACTAGACCTATTGTCAAGATACATTGGCAAGCAATATTTGGATAACACGAGTAATGATGATAGAAGCGTAGGCTCTTATGGTTTATTAGATGCTAGAGTACGTTACACTATCCGTACCAGCGTGATTCGTGAGTTGGGCTTGAACCTGATGTTGAATAATATATTGGATAATAAATATGAAAGCAACGGCTATACTTATAGCTATAGATATGGCGGTGCTAATACAACTGTCAACTATTATTATCCTCAAGCAGGCTTCAACTGGCTGTTAGGTGTCAGTATGAAGTTCTAAAGACTGTTTTAAGTTTAATTGTTAAAACGCTGCCTTTTATAGGTAGCGTTTTTGTTTATAGCTGCATAAAGGGCAGGTAAAAGTGAATATTTACCTTTGCTGCCTGCCAATTTTACATTGGTAAGCATTTTGATAGAGTATTATGTACAAATAATACAAATAGACGATGGGATATATATTTATATCAATGTTGTTCATGTTCATAGGTATGTATGTGAGCAATAGGTTGAAGAGCAAGTTTAGAGAATATGGTCAAGTGCCGCTAAGTGCAGGCTTGAGCGGTAGAGAAGTGGCGGAGCGGATGCTCAGGGAGAATGGCATATATGATGTGCAAGTCACCACATCAAACGGTTTTTTATCAGACCACTATAATCCTGCTGATAAGACAGTGAACCTAAGCCCTGATGTATACAATGGGCGTAATGTATCAGCAGCAGCTGTGGCGGCACATGAGTGTGGGCATGCTGTACAGCATGCTACTGCGTATAGTATGTTGCAACTGCGTAGTAAGCTAGTGCCTATAGTGCAGGTAAGTAGCTCATTGGCTCAGTGGGTGATATTTGCAGGTTTAGGTTTGTTTTTTGGTAGGGGCAATCAGATGCTACTCTTGATAGGCATCATCTTATTCTCTGTAACTACGATCTTCTCATTAATAACCTTACCTGTAGAATATGACGCGAGCAACAGAGCTTTGAAATGGATGAATAATACCCACTTGACATCAGGTGCAGAGCATGATAAGGCAGAAGATGCTTTGAAATGGGCGGCACGTACTTATCTGGTAGCTGCGCTAGCGTCGGTAGCCAACCTGCTATATTTTGTAATGATATTTTTAGGTCGTAGAGACTAAACATTTTTATATAAGAAATAGATAATGATAGTAGAACAATTATATACCAATTGCCTTAGTGAAGCGGCATATTTTATTGCCCACGATGGAGAGGCAGCTATTATAGATCCTTTGCGTGATGTAGATACCTACATTAAAAAAGCAGAAGACTTAGGTGTGAAGATCAAATATATATTTGAAACACATTTTCATGCCGACTTTGTTAGTGGTCATTTGGAACTTGCTAAAAAAACGGGCGCACCTATAGTCTATGGTCCGCAAACAAGTACAAAGTTTAAAGTACATATAGCTGAAGATGGAGAAGAGTTTACTATTGGTAAGCTAAAAATGAAAGCCATTCATACGCCGGGGCATACACTAGAAAGCACTTGCTATTTATTGCACGACGAGGCAGGTAACGAGCATAGTGTATTTACAGGAGATACTTTGTTTGTAGGTGATGTTGGCCGCCCCGACTTGTTTAGTGGCAATATGAGTCAGGAAGAACAAGCGGGATTACTATATGATTCTCTTCATAATAAAGTGAAGCAACTAGCAGATAGTACAATTGTATATCCTGCACATGGGCCAGGTTCCGCTTGTGGTAAAAATTTAGGTTCAGAAACCTTTAGTACCATTGGTGCACAAAAGGAGACAAACTATGCATTGCAGGATATGACCAAGGAGGAGTTTATCAGCGTAGTAACAGAAGGGCTGACACCACCGCCAGCTTATTTCCCTATCAATGCTAAGATCAACAGCGAAGGGTATGAAAGCTTGGATGAGGTGATGAATAAAGCATTAAAGCCATTCTCTGTCAATGAGTTTAAAGAACAGCAGAACAACAATGTATGGGTGGTAGACACACGTAAGGCTACAGACTTTACTTTACAGTTTGTACCAGGGTCTATCAGCATAGGTTTAGAGGGAAGGTTTGCAGAGTGGGCAGGTAGTTTATTGCCTTTCGATCAGCCAATAATGATAGTAGCTGACAAAGGAAAAGAGGAGGAGTCTGTTACCAGATTAGCAAGAGTTGGATTGGATAAGGTGGTAGGCTATCTTGATGGTGGTATTGATGCTTGGAGAAGTGCAGGAGAAGAGATAGATATGATCATAGATATTGAGGCAGATGAATTAGCAATGGACATTCCTCATGATAATAAATTAGAGGTAATAGATGTGCGTAAACCTAGTGAGTTTGAAGCTGGTCATGTAAAAGGAGCGCAAAATGCACCATTAGACACACTCATAGATCCTTTGAATATTGCGTTAATAGATGAAGATAATAATCTGTATGTGCATTGTGCGGGAGGTTATCGTTCCGTAATAGCAGCATCGTTATTAAAACGTCAAGGATATAGTAATGTGCGTAACGTCTTGGGAGGTTTTGGGCAGATAAAAGAGGTAAAAGGAATGCCAATAGTAGTACCTAAAGCAGAACAAGCATAGCAACAAGACAAGATAAACAGTAAAAAGCCCCTTATTTAAGGGGCTTTTTGTTTAAAAAAGTGGTCGATCTATATGCATTTTTACGTTTATAAAAGTATATTTGAGACACATCTATTAAAAATTGAACATGAGATATATTTCTGCAATATGCTTATCTCTTGCTATGACTATGGCAGGTAGCGTAAATGTTATGGCTCAGGGCGATTCTGATCCGGGCATGTCTACGCTGGGTGCACTACGCAATTCGCCGGCATTGATGATCGGTGATGAAGACAATGAAAACATGCGTGGGCATTTTAGTCTTGGGCATACTTTTGCCAAAGGCGAAAGAGATATTGTATTGAATATCCCACAAGTAGAAGTAAGGATACCGCTTAAAGGTTGGACTACTGAAGGTTACTTTGATGTAAAGCTACCTATCTATTCTGCTAAAGGTGAGCTTTGGGATGCATGGGGTGTTGGCGATCTGTCTATTTCTTACACACATATGTTCCCAGGTATACAGGATTGGTTGATACAAACTACATTAGGTACAAAAATAGGACTAACTACAGCTGACCTTAATGATGGTCAAACTCGTTCACTACCTATGTCTTACCAAAACAGTTTGGGAAGTACAGATGCTATTCTTGGTGTTAGTGCTACTTGGAAACAATATTTTACCGCTGCTGTGGGTTACCAACAACCAGTATATAGATACAATGAGAATGGTTATCAGGCTTCTGATCCTATAAACGATCTAAGCTATAGCAGAAACGATTATACTGTATCTAGTAAGCTGCACCGTCAAGGAGACCTAATGGCTAGATTGGAAGGACATTACGGTGGTAAGCGTGCAGGTATTTCAGGTGGTGGTTTGGCATTTTATCACTTAGCTAATGATCTATATACAGACCGTGCGGGTTATGTAAGAGAAATAAATGGTTCAAGCGGCTTAACGGTCAACTTGCAAACTAATATCTACATCCGCCTAGGTCGTTATGGCTCATATAAGTTCGATCTATCAGGTTCTGTACCAGTGGTTGAGCGTGATGTAAAACCTGATGGTCTTGGCCGTTCTTGGATGCTTATGCCACGTTTCACTTATTTCTTTGCTAATAATAATACAGCAATATTATTTTAATAACTTATTGATTTATAGGGTAGTATCAACTACCCTATATTTATAGTTTGTTTACTTACTTATTAGTAAGTAAATTTGTATATGTCTGATACAAAAGAAGAAATTCTACGCTTAGGAGAACTGCTGATAAGAGATAAAGGTTACAATGCTTTTAGTTATCAAGATATCTCGGGTAAGTTGTCTATCAAAAATGCTGCAGTGCATTATCATTTCCCTAAAAAATCGATGCTTGCGGCACAAGTATTAAGAGATACAAGGGTGAAATTTGATGAATTGATGGAAGACCATCGACAAGCTACTGCTACAGAAAAGTTGAGGGCATTTTTTGATATCTATAAGAGTAGTAGTGAAGAGCATAAAATATGTTTGGTAGGTGCTATGATAACAGACTATAATACTCTTGATGAGCAAGTGAGCCAAGAGCTGAAGTTGGTAATGGATGAGATACTAACGGCGGTAAAAAATATACTTAAAGAGGGACGAAATAGTGGAGCGTTTTTTTTCAAAGAAAAACCAAGAACCAAGGCATTATTAATAATAACTAATATGATAGCTGCCTTGCAAGTAGCAAGGGTAACAGGTCAAGAAGACTACAATAAAATTGAACAAGCAGTAATAGAAGGGCTGACAAACCCGTAAAAGAAAAATAATGAGAAGAGTAGTAATAACAGGTATGGGTACAGTAAACCCATTAGCACATAATGTAGCAGACTATTGGGATGCACTGATCAGTGGTAAAAGCGGTGCAGGACCGATCACACAATTTGATGCAGAGAAGTTTAAAACAAGGTTTGCATGCGAAGTAAAAGACTTTGATCCATTAGCACATTTCTCTCGTTCGGATGCTAGGAAATATGACAGGTTTACTCAGTTTGCTTTGGTAACGGCAACACAGGCAGTTGAGCAGTCAAAACTGTTAGAGAGCGATTTTAATAAAGAGCGTGTAGGTGTTATTTGGGCATCGGGTAATGGAGGTATTAGTACGTTAGAGCATGAAATGATGGAGTTTGCCCAAGGTGATGGCACACCACGTTTCAATCCTTTTTTAGTACCTAAAATGATCATCAATATTGCTCCCGGTTTGATCTCTATAAAATATGGTTTTCAAGGAGTGAATTTTGCGACAGTATCTGCATGTACGGCTTCTAATAATGCCATAATGGATGCCTTCAATTACATACGTTGGAATAAAGCAGATGTAATGGTAACAGGTGGCTCGGAAGCTGCAGTGACGGTATCTTCAGTAGGTGGTTTTAGTTCTATGAAAGCGTTGTCTACTAATAACGAAAACCCTACAGGAGCATCAAGACCTTTTGATAAAAATAGGGATGGCTTTGTATTAGGAGAGGGTGCTGGAGCG
Protein-coding sequences here:
- the serS gene encoding serine--tRNA ligase codes for the protein MLPIQLFREQKDLILAGLEKKNFKEPELVDAIISLDEQVRAVKAENDNLLAAINSASKSIGMHMAKGEKEEAEQKKAEVAQHKEQTKELAHKLSELENELHETIVKLPNLPHSSVPFGKTPEDNEVVREGGAQPQLPENAKPHWELMEQYNLVDFELGNKITGSGFPVYIGQGARLQRALINYFLNYNIDAGYKEYYPPYMVNEASAYGTGQLPDKEGQMYHVTADELFLIPTAEVPLTNVYRDVIVPEQELPVMMTGFTPCFRREAGSYGKDVRGLNRVHQFDKVEIVQIVKPETSYDVLEGMVAHVEKLLQSLGLQYRILRLCGGDMSFTAAITYDFEVYSAAQERWLEVSSVSNFENFQTNRMKIRYKDDKKKTHLLHSLNGSSLALPRIMACLLENNQTADGIKVPEVLQPFLGKDMIN
- the fabF gene encoding beta-ketoacyl-ACP synthase II produces the protein MRRVVITGMGTVNPLAHNVADYWDALISGKSGAGPITQFDAEKFKTRFACEVKDFDPLAHFSRSDARKYDRFTQFALVTATQAVEQSKLLESDFNKERVGVIWASGNGGISTLEHEMMEFAQGDGTPRFNPFLVPKMIINIAPGLISIKYGFQGVNFATVSACTASNNAIMDAFNYIRWNKADVMVTGGSEAAVTVSSVGGFSSMKALSTNNENPTGASRPFDKNRDGFVLGEGAGALILEEYEHAMARNAPILGEIIGAAMTSDAYHLTATHPEGDGAYRAMKLAMEDAGVTIQDIDYVNAHATSTSVGDASELNAMAKILAGSDKVLDVSATKSMTGHLLGAAGAIETIACVKALQEGIIPPTINLEDADEHIPANINIIANKAQTKDIKICLNNTSGFGGHNAMLVFKKWEG
- a CDS encoding DUF4293 domain-containing protein, with the translated sequence MIQRIQSVWLLLAALVNAGLFYLSYYKAIFLTNGEETVKYLRATSYLPSLVVLIVITILPLVTIFRFKDRKKQSRMAVLSMIASIGFHALAIMRIGNINNSEPLPSDGSYQIGFFLPTIAIIFLLLAIKGIRKDEKLVKSLDRLR
- a CDS encoding TonB-dependent receptor, with the translated sequence MRLNQKYLLTSLLAVTAVGVHAQTKNEDTSTLFKQQELQPIEVRSLRATSNSPFAKTELNKEDIQKANNGQDVPYLLQYTPSTVVTSDAGAGVGYTGLRVRGTDGTRINVTLNGIPVNDAESQGTFFVNFTDIASSTGSIQLQRGVGTSTNGSGAFGATMSISNLEQFEKAGAEIINSIGSFNTRRHTLRAGTGLLKSGLSFDVRLSKISSDGYIDRSASDMKSLQFIAGWQASDKTSLRFMVMTGKEKTQQAWNGVPQDSLSTNRTYNELGVKADGSYYDNQTDNYQQDYYQLFLDHKFSKHLTGHVAGFLTRGKGYYEEYRLGQSYSKYGLPDFITAKNDTITSTDLIRQLWLDNYYYGGVFSLLYDKKNTQLTFGGGWNRYEGDHYGHITWAMNNVPNNYRWYLNNAQKNDANVYAKAQHTIKDKLILFADLQYRNVQYDISGFRDNPTLSPSVSYNFFNPKAGVSYLLRNDMIQKQRFYASIAVANKEPNRNDFEAGVKTLPKAEQLYDIEAGYELNRSKWNVSANYFYMMYKDQLVLTGQINDVGAYTRTNVANSYRMGIELQGAVLAKSWLKLFANATLSQNKIQNFIEYYDNYDDPSGNQVAIAHSNTDIAFSPNFITAGGVTFMPLKRVLKKQSLELDLLSRYIGKQYLDNTSNDDRSVGSYGLLDARVRYTIRTSVIRELGLNLMLNNILDNKYESNGYTYSYRYGGANTTVNYYYPQAGFNWLLGVSMKF
- a CDS encoding TetR/AcrR family transcriptional regulator, with product MSDTKEEILRLGELLIRDKGYNAFSYQDISGKLSIKNAAVHYHFPKKSMLAAQVLRDTRVKFDELMEDHRQATATEKLRAFFDIYKSSSEEHKICLVGAMITDYNTLDEQVSQELKLVMDEILTAVKNILKEGRNSGAFFFKEKPRTKALLIITNMIAALQVARVTGQEDYNKIEQAVIEGLTNP
- a CDS encoding zinc metallopeptidase → MGYIFISMLFMFIGMYVSNRLKSKFREYGQVPLSAGLSGREVAERMLRENGIYDVQVTTSNGFLSDHYNPADKTVNLSPDVYNGRNVSAAAVAAHECGHAVQHATAYSMLQLRSKLVPIVQVSSSLAQWVIFAGLGLFFGRGNQMLLLIGIILFSVTTIFSLITLPVEYDASNRALKWMNNTHLTSGAEHDKAEDALKWAARTYLVAALASVANLLYFVMIFLGRRD
- a CDS encoding MBL fold metallo-hydrolase; the encoded protein is MIVEQLYTNCLSEAAYFIAHDGEAAIIDPLRDVDTYIKKAEDLGVKIKYIFETHFHADFVSGHLELAKKTGAPIVYGPQTSTKFKVHIAEDGEEFTIGKLKMKAIHTPGHTLESTCYLLHDEAGNEHSVFTGDTLFVGDVGRPDLFSGNMSQEEQAGLLYDSLHNKVKQLADSTIVYPAHGPGSACGKNLGSETFSTIGAQKETNYALQDMTKEEFISVVTEGLTPPPAYFPINAKINSEGYESLDEVMNKALKPFSVNEFKEQQNNNVWVVDTRKATDFTLQFVPGSISIGLEGRFAEWAGSLLPFDQPIMIVADKGKEEESVTRLARVGLDKVVGYLDGGIDAWRSAGEEIDMIIDIEADELAMDIPHDNKLEVIDVRKPSEFEAGHVKGAQNAPLDTLIDPLNIALIDEDNNLYVHCAGGYRSVIAASLLKRQGYSNVRNVLGGFGQIKEVKGMPIVVPKAEQA
- a CDS encoding MoxR family ATPase yields the protein METPTSTSVDIRELNERIHQHSAFIELLNMELGKAVVGQKQMVERLMIGMLANGHVLLEGVPGLAKTLAIKSLASAIHANFARIQFTPDLLPADVLGTMIYNPQEHKFEVRKGPIFSNFILADEINRAPAKVQSALLEAMQERQVTIGDSTYKLAEPFLVLATQNPIEQEGTYELPEAQVDRFMLKVVITYPEQEEERHIIRTNLNPGGMAKINQVVSPEEILKARSLVREVYMDEKIEQYILDIVFATRFPEKYNLNKLKPLIAYGGSPRASINLALAAKAYAFIKRRGYVIPEDVRAVCHDVMRHRIGITYEAEAENITSVQILNEILNVVEVP